One Candidatus Babeliales bacterium DNA window includes the following coding sequences:
- a CDS encoding uracil-DNA glycosylase has translation MQPIKNKQAVLDALHQKYTNCQACPLATMGRTQVVFGVGNPNAQLMFVGEAPGFNEDQKGEPFIGRAGQLLTKIIEAMGLSRQTVYISNVVKCRPPNNRTPTTLERETCKNLLLLAQIAIIRPKIICTLGSPSTKALLGDDIQISLVRGKFFEYQEIPVMPTFHPAYLLRNPVEKRTVWEDMKKIMAKLKEYG, from the coding sequence ATGCAACCAATTAAAAACAAACAAGCTGTTCTTGACGCGCTTCATCAAAAATATACCAATTGCCAAGCATGCCCGCTGGCAACCATGGGCCGCACGCAAGTTGTTTTTGGCGTGGGCAACCCCAACGCACAATTAATGTTTGTCGGCGAAGCTCCTGGTTTTAACGAAGACCAAAAAGGCGAACCATTTATTGGTAGAGCCGGACAATTGCTCACCAAGATTATTGAAGCAATGGGTCTTTCACGACAAACCGTTTATATTTCAAACGTTGTTAAGTGCCGACCACCAAACAACCGTACCCCAACTACACTCGAACGAGAAACTTGCAAAAATTTATTGTTGCTTGCACAAATTGCCATCATACGCCCAAAAATAATTTGTACACTTGGTTCACCGTCAACCAAAGCATTACTAGGCGATGACATTCAAATTTCTCTGGTGCGTGGTAAATTTTTTGAATATCAAGAGATTCCCGTCATGCCCACGTTCCATCCTGCTTACTTGCTGCGCAATCCGGTAGAAAAACGAACGGTGTGGGAAGATATGAAAAAAATTATGGCAAAATTAAAAGAATACGGGTAA
- a CDS encoding ankyrin repeat domain-containing protein translates to MIKKSFVLFFTSFLLAGSASSSAAPMLTSDYISDEVTSVLQHFYTIFTPRNQHELRFSPSSFCSGLGHRSGCISPQSISNTLAHISSCKGYSEHSEILFNLVVDPNVRDSKYGRSPLHWAVYWENIEAIKLLFARGANPTLEDNNGVTPAMVAASKGFLKWAQALQNAEVEWRKNHPVDQ, encoded by the coding sequence ATGATTAAAAAATCATTTGTACTTTTCTTTACTTCTTTTTTGCTGGCAGGTTCGGCGAGTTCGAGTGCTGCGCCGATGCTTACTTCGGATTATATATCTGATGAAGTAACGTCGGTTCTTCAGCATTTTTACACTATTTTTACGCCGCGTAATCAGCATGAATTAAGATTCAGCCCGAGCTCTTTTTGTAGTGGTTTGGGGCATCGGTCAGGGTGTATTTCTCCACAATCAATAAGTAATACGCTTGCGCATATCTCTTCTTGCAAAGGATATAGCGAGCATTCAGAGATTCTTTTTAATCTTGTTGTTGATCCCAATGTTCGAGATAGTAAGTATGGCCGATCACCCCTGCATTGGGCAGTCTATTGGGAAAATATTGAAGCGATAAAGCTGCTTTTTGCAAGAGGAGCTAATCCAACGCTGGAAGATAATAACGGAGTAACGCCTGCAATGGTTGCTGCAAGTAAAGGATTTTTGAAATGGGCGCAAGCGTTGCAGAATGCAGAGGTTGAATGGCGCAAAAATCATCCAGTTGATCAATAA
- the gltX gene encoding glutamate--tRNA ligase yields the protein MAEKIRVRFAPSPTGFMHLGNVRAALMNYLFAKNQNGTFILRIEDTDEKRNLDEARAKILSDLEWLGLEYTEGPYKGGPYEPYLQSEREHLYQEKLALLIDMKRAYRCFCTIEELEHKRARQIALKQPPRYDRTCLRYTEAQIQEKLAAALPFIWRCKIEEGHSVTISDMAKGNVLFDMKNFSDFALTRTSGTSTFMFANFVDDWLMEISHVIRGEDHLTNTAMQAELYHAFSLPLPIFWHLPIICNSTGEKLSKRDFGFSLEDLKEAGFLPAAIVNYLAIIGASFKEEIQSLEELGKNFDFSHLHASSSMKYDLEKLTWINHQWISRTNSYEMMEQLKGLLHKEIPASSETNPQELENLITLLKPELKTLNDIVSLAAFYFDTPIVHKEDLVAHVGAEKTEHILRSIEACKQYLPNTELFLEHLKTLGKEHGISMKELFGSIRYLLTGQFQGIGIKDLLNVLQPALVEQRLSMN from the coding sequence ATGGCTGAAAAAATTCGCGTTCGCTTTGCACCATCACCAACCGGATTTATGCATTTAGGTAATGTTCGAGCAGCACTCATGAATTATCTTTTTGCCAAAAACCAAAATGGTACATTTATTTTGCGCATTGAAGACACGGACGAAAAAAGAAATCTTGACGAAGCACGCGCAAAAATTTTGAGCGATCTTGAATGGCTTGGACTTGAGTACACAGAAGGTCCCTACAAAGGGGGTCCTTACGAGCCATACCTACAATCTGAACGCGAACATCTTTACCAAGAAAAATTAGCGCTCCTTATCGACATGAAGCGCGCTTACCGCTGCTTTTGTACCATTGAAGAGCTCGAGCACAAGCGCGCTCGCCAAATTGCACTCAAACAACCACCACGCTACGACCGCACCTGCCTGCGCTACACCGAAGCTCAAATTCAAGAAAAGCTTGCTGCTGCACTCCCATTCATTTGGCGCTGCAAAATTGAAGAAGGGCACTCTGTCACTATCTCTGACATGGCAAAAGGCAACGTTCTTTTTGATATGAAAAACTTTTCAGACTTTGCGCTGACCAGAACAAGCGGTACTTCAACGTTTATGTTTGCCAACTTTGTTGACGACTGGCTTATGGAAATTTCGCATGTTATTCGCGGCGAAGATCACTTAACAAATACAGCCATGCAAGCAGAGCTCTATCACGCATTTTCTTTGCCTTTACCAATATTTTGGCACTTGCCAATTATTTGTAACAGCACCGGAGAAAAACTCTCTAAACGTGACTTTGGCTTCAGCCTTGAAGATTTAAAAGAAGCCGGCTTCTTGCCTGCTGCTATTGTTAATTATTTGGCAATTATTGGAGCATCATTTAAAGAAGAAATTCAATCACTTGAAGAGTTGGGCAAAAATTTCGATTTCTCACACCTGCACGCCAGCAGCTCAATGAAATATGACCTTGAAAAGTTGACGTGGATTAACCATCAATGGATATCACGCACTAATTCTTATGAAATGATGGAACAATTAAAAGGCTTGTTGCACAAAGAAATTCCTGCAAGCAGTGAGACAAACCCACAAGAGCTTGAAAATTTAATTACGCTTTTAAAACCAGAATTGAAGACGTTGAACGATATTGTTTCATTAGCTGCCTTTTATTTTGACACACCAATCGTTCACAAAGAAGACCTTGTGGCACATGTTGGCGCAGAAAAAACAGAACATATTTTGCGCAGCATTGAAGCGTGTAAACAATACCTACCCAATACCGAACTTTTTCTCGAACACCTAAAAACACTTGGGAAAGAACACGGGATTAGCATGAAAGAACTCTTTGGCTCAATACGATACCTGCTAACCGGTCAGTTCCAAGGTATTGGCATTAAAGATCTTCTCAATGTACTGCAGCCTGCTCTTGTTGAACAACGTTTATCTATGAACTAA
- the dapF gene encoding diaminopimelate epimerase: MLLKNFLKYQSLGNDFIILDWYKKPDMYIQSMLGSQRWHDFVVSVCNRNTGVGADGVLVLKTDPSRHLHEMLIFNADGSQAQMCLNGLRCMVHYLFTQYGQSNTIALRVGQRIITNQVEGARDKLEDLTITTNVGVAHYQDTCSIKIENESLQGHCVDVGNPHFVVMQQKDRAWLLQHGQAIERHKSFAHGTNVEFVWRDDKEPDLYHLLVHERGCGMTQACSSGAAAVLRVLMQQKELVAGNVVRISMPGGAVLGWCNEQGEIFLKAQATCVFQGNF; this comes from the coding sequence ATGTTACTAAAAAATTTTCTTAAATATCAATCGTTGGGCAACGATTTTATTATTTTAGACTGGTACAAAAAGCCCGATATGTACATTCAAAGTATGCTAGGCAGTCAGCGCTGGCATGACTTTGTGGTGAGCGTTTGCAATAGAAATACTGGCGTTGGTGCCGATGGTGTTTTAGTTTTAAAAACAGACCCAAGCCGTCATTTGCACGAGATGCTGATTTTTAATGCCGATGGATCGCAAGCGCAGATGTGTTTAAATGGCTTGCGGTGTATGGTGCATTATTTATTTACGCAGTACGGGCAGAGCAATACTATTGCTCTGCGGGTTGGTCAGCGCATTATTACTAATCAGGTTGAAGGCGCGCGTGACAAGCTTGAAGACTTGACGATAACTACCAATGTTGGCGTGGCACATTATCAAGATACCTGCTCAATCAAAATTGAAAACGAATCGCTTCAGGGACATTGTGTTGACGTGGGCAATCCACATTTTGTGGTGATGCAACAAAAAGATCGTGCGTGGCTTTTACAGCATGGGCAGGCAATTGAGCGGCATAAGAGTTTTGCGCATGGTACCAACGTTGAGTTTGTGTGGCGCGATGACAAAGAGCCTGATCTTTACCATCTGTTGGTGCACGAGCGCGGGTGTGGTATGACGCAGGCATGTAGTTCTGGTGCGGCAGCGGTGCTCCGTGTTTTGATGCAACAAAAAGAGTTGGTGGCTGGCAATGTGGTGCGCATAAGTATGCCGGGTGGTGCGGTGCTTGGCTGGTGCAACGAGCAAGGCGAGATTTTTTTAAAGGCTCAGGCTACCTGTGTTTTTCAGGGAAATTTTTAG
- the pilM gene encoding pilus assembly protein PilM, translating to MIKKIFFPAKVGSRRLYPEYILGVSIDEHKVYGALVYAKSSQNFVENLFEQTIEKQENNTHEQATAQALKKLVAEVKNYDQLNVAIPSSIVVFKELEVPFIDEDKIRMVLEYEIEEKLPFSVNDAVVDFIITKKNKSLNTSQILVAAVRNQDLQTIIDIYTAADIAPHHITIDLFALYGLYLQMPEFNNNEETNALIELDLHSSRISLIHHNELRMTRHVPRGIATVAQEVSKEINIPVEKTLEKLFKFGLKPTGDDTFDKSLQQHMINFFYDIQFTLNSFSLKLTSYKGINKLLFCGQAVTINNLMRFCGDLMQLPCIIFDPSNIFTNKSIKKKRFKQETIEWHEYATVLGVALVPPAHEHFDLRRKKFELIDYSLIKKQLIAGLVLTLVLFTTISVQGYFQMSTLAATANDLESHEIGKIIDMIPRQDRPRTKQLNPVIARAEKVLNEKIELWAPFKKERIQPLEILLELTSIMDNKLFMIDVEGITIDTAARGSDTLKVEVDGYFKSKKGTGSHFAEFTELQRRFDSSNLLKPAKYTEHPAGEKGIQFNVELKKHDEAGEEQV from the coding sequence ATGATAAAAAAAATATTCTTTCCTGCAAAAGTTGGTTCCCGTCGTCTGTATCCGGAATATATTCTTGGTGTTTCAATTGACGAACACAAAGTCTATGGTGCTCTTGTGTATGCTAAAAGTTCTCAAAATTTTGTTGAAAATTTGTTTGAGCAAACTATAGAAAAACAAGAAAACAATACGCACGAGCAAGCAACAGCACAGGCATTAAAAAAACTTGTTGCTGAGGTAAAAAATTATGATCAGCTCAACGTTGCCATACCCTCTTCAATTGTTGTCTTTAAAGAACTTGAAGTGCCGTTTATTGATGAAGACAAAATACGCATGGTGCTTGAGTACGAAATTGAAGAAAAATTACCTTTCTCAGTCAATGATGCGGTTGTTGATTTTATTATCACTAAAAAAAATAAAAGTCTTAATACTTCGCAAATTTTGGTGGCAGCCGTACGAAACCAAGACCTTCAAACTATTATTGATATTTACACAGCAGCTGACATTGCGCCACATCATATAACCATTGATTTATTTGCGCTGTACGGACTTTACTTGCAAATGCCAGAATTTAACAATAACGAAGAAACCAACGCACTGATTGAGCTTGATTTACATTCATCACGCATATCTCTGATCCACCACAATGAACTGCGCATGACACGCCATGTCCCACGGGGTATTGCCACCGTTGCACAAGAAGTAAGCAAAGAAATTAATATACCGGTAGAAAAGACACTTGAAAAATTGTTTAAATTTGGCCTCAAGCCAACCGGCGATGATACGTTTGATAAAAGCTTGCAGCAACATATGATCAATTTTTTTTATGATATTCAGTTTACGCTTAATTCATTCAGTCTTAAACTGACTAGCTACAAAGGTATTAATAAGCTTTTATTTTGCGGACAAGCGGTAACTATTAATAACCTAATGCGCTTTTGTGGCGATTTAATGCAACTACCCTGCATCATTTTTGATCCTTCCAATATCTTTACCAACAAAAGTATTAAGAAAAAACGCTTCAAACAAGAAACTATTGAATGGCATGAATATGCAACCGTTTTGGGCGTTGCCTTGGTACCACCAGCACACGAACATTTTGACTTGCGCCGTAAAAAGTTTGAGTTAATTGATTATTCTTTAATCAAGAAGCAACTTATTGCCGGCCTTGTTTTAACGCTCGTACTTTTTACCACCATCAGTGTGCAAGGGTATTTTCAAATGAGCACCTTGGCCGCAACAGCCAACGATCTTGAAAGTCATGAAATTGGTAAAATTATTGATATGATCCCGCGCCAAGACCGCCCGCGCACCAAGCAACTTAACCCAGTAATTGCACGAGCCGAAAAAGTTTTAAATGAAAAAATAGAACTCTGGGCGCCTTTTAAAAAAGAACGCATTCAACCGCTGGAAATATTACTCGAACTGACCAGCATTATGGACAATAAATTATTTATGATTGATGTTGAAGGCATAACTATTGATACAGCAGCACGAGGGTCTGATACGTTAAAAGTAGAAGTTGATGGTTACTTTAAATCTAAAAAGGGAACCGGTTCCCACTTTGCAGAATTTACCGAACTACAAAGACGGTTTGACAGCTCTAACCTGCTTAAGCCAGCAAAATACACCGAACACCCTGCTGGCGAAAAAGGCATCCAATTTAATGTTGAATTAAAAAAACATGACGAAGCTGGCGAAGAACAAGTATGA
- the eno gene encoding phosphopyruvate hydratase: MKIKSLMGRQIFDSRGFPTLECLLEMENGVVVQSSVPAGASVGHYEACELRDGDKKVFNGLGVLKAVHTLETIIAPVLCKKTPDLMVMDALLIELDGTPNKAHLGANTTLAASIAVARAQAHVRGCQDYALLGALFQQKPTLPRCMVNILNGGMHADNGLVFQEFMIMPAKCVSMSETVSIIFNIYQALKHLLHNAGHITTVGDEGGFAPNFGQRGLKKHYAALDFLVQAIERAGFTCDDVSICLDAAANYFYDTQAKRYVIEGDFLTSADLVAFYEELIQRYPIVSIEDGMSEDDWSGWQLLTERLGNKIHLIGDDIFVTSTEKLLHGVEEGVANGVLIKPNQRGTISEAYAALALGSNAEYLTVASHRSGETNDPFIADFVVGCAAGYLKAGACVRGERVAKYNRLLEIEKAL; encoded by the coding sequence ATGAAGATAAAAAGCCTTATGGGCCGCCAAATTTTTGATTCTAGAGGGTTTCCTACCCTTGAATGTTTGTTAGAAATGGAAAATGGTGTTGTAGTTCAATCAAGCGTTCCTGCTGGTGCCTCGGTGGGGCATTATGAGGCATGTGAGTTGCGTGATGGGGACAAAAAAGTTTTTAATGGCTTGGGTGTTTTAAAGGCTGTTCATACTCTTGAAACAATTATTGCGCCGGTTTTATGCAAAAAAACTCCTGATCTTATGGTAATGGACGCGCTATTGATTGAGCTTGACGGTACGCCCAACAAAGCGCATTTGGGTGCCAATACAACCTTGGCAGCAAGTATTGCTGTTGCGCGTGCTCAGGCGCATGTGCGGGGTTGTCAGGATTATGCCTTACTTGGTGCATTATTTCAACAAAAGCCCACACTGCCTCGTTGCATGGTGAATATTTTGAATGGTGGTATGCATGCTGACAATGGGCTTGTTTTTCAGGAATTTATGATTATGCCTGCTAAGTGTGTGAGTATGAGTGAGACCGTATCGATTATTTTTAATATTTATCAAGCACTTAAACATTTATTGCACAATGCTGGTCATATAACAACCGTTGGTGATGAAGGTGGTTTTGCGCCTAATTTTGGACAAAGAGGTTTAAAAAAACACTATGCAGCACTTGATTTTTTAGTCCAAGCTATTGAGCGTGCAGGGTTTACCTGTGATGATGTTTCTATTTGTTTAGACGCGGCAGCAAATTATTTTTATGATACTCAAGCAAAGCGATATGTTATTGAAGGTGATTTTTTAACCAGTGCCGACTTAGTTGCTTTTTATGAGGAACTGATACAACGGTATCCAATTGTTTCTATTGAAGATGGCATGAGCGAGGATGACTGGAGTGGTTGGCAGCTTTTGACTGAAAGATTGGGCAATAAAATACATTTGATTGGCGATGATATTTTTGTAACATCAACTGAAAAATTACTTCATGGTGTTGAAGAGGGGGTTGCAAATGGTGTGCTGATTAAGCCAAATCAGCGCGGTACTATTTCTGAGGCATATGCAGCGTTGGCGCTTGGCAGCAATGCTGAGTATCTGACTGTTGCTTCGCATCGTTCTGGCGAAACTAACGATCCATTTATTGCTGACTTTGTTGTTGGTTGTGCTGCTGGGTATCTTAAGGCTGGTGCTTGTGTGCGTGGTGAGCGGGTAGCAAAATATAATCGGTTGTTGGAGATAGAAAAAGCGCTTTAA
- a CDS encoding RtcB family protein codes for MRVPARIFATEKMLNEMLNDRSLSQLANIATLPGIVGMALAMPDAHEGYGFPIGGVAATEYPNGVISPGGIGYDINCGVRLLRSSIPLELIKKNLSGLCKKMYKWIPSGVGKSNTVALSIKELDQVLTHGAGWMVAEGFGEPNDLLHIESQGRLKNADPSKVSDFAKKRGLDQLGTLGSGNHFAEIDYVEEIYDEQAAQTFGLFKNQVVVLIHTGSRGLGHQVATDYIRIMMDVMEEKYGITVPDRELACVPLSSPEGTNYFHAMAAAANFAWANRQKITWAMRKAWHEELGGACGTLNLVYDVAHNIAKIETHTINGKQKKLIVHRKGATRAFGPGHEELAPEYRAIGQPVLIPGSMGTASYVLAGTNAGMLQSFGSSCHGAGRRMSRHAAKNSINGKVLHDELFAAGIHIKAGSIKELAEEAPQAYKDIDEVVHVVDKAGIARKVARLRPCAVIKG; via the coding sequence ATGCGTGTACCAGCGCGCATTTTTGCAACTGAAAAAATGCTCAACGAAATGTTAAATGACCGCAGCTTAAGCCAGCTTGCAAACATTGCAACACTTCCCGGCATTGTAGGCATGGCTTTAGCAATGCCAGACGCACACGAAGGTTATGGCTTTCCCATTGGCGGCGTTGCCGCTACCGAATATCCTAATGGCGTCATTTCTCCAGGTGGTATTGGCTATGACATTAATTGCGGCGTCAGGCTTTTGCGCTCAAGTATTCCACTTGAATTGATCAAAAAAAATCTTTCTGGTCTTTGCAAAAAAATGTACAAATGGATTCCTTCCGGCGTTGGCAAAAGTAACACTGTTGCACTTTCAATCAAAGAACTTGATCAAGTTTTAACACACGGCGCTGGTTGGATGGTGGCAGAAGGTTTTGGCGAACCAAACGATCTTTTACACATTGAATCACAAGGTCGTTTAAAAAATGCCGACCCCAGTAAAGTTTCTGATTTTGCAAAAAAGCGCGGGCTTGACCAACTTGGCACGCTGGGCTCAGGAAATCATTTTGCAGAAATTGATTATGTTGAAGAAATTTATGACGAACAAGCAGCACAGACCTTTGGTCTTTTTAAAAATCAAGTAGTCGTACTCATCCACACCGGCTCACGCGGGCTGGGACATCAAGTAGCCACTGACTATATTCGCATTATGATGGACGTGATGGAAGAAAAATATGGCATAACAGTACCCGATCGCGAGCTTGCTTGCGTACCACTTTCTAGCCCTGAGGGCACCAATTATTTTCACGCAATGGCAGCAGCAGCAAATTTTGCCTGGGCAAACCGACAAAAAATTACCTGGGCCATGCGTAAAGCCTGGCACGAAGAATTGGGTGGCGCATGTGGCACCCTCAACCTTGTTTATGACGTTGCTCACAATATTGCAAAAATAGAAACGCATACCATCAACGGAAAACAAAAAAAACTTATTGTACACCGTAAAGGCGCAACACGGGCATTTGGTCCCGGCCATGAAGAACTAGCACCAGAATATCGCGCTATTGGCCAGCCAGTCCTAATACCCGGAAGCATGGGCACCGCATCGTACGTGCTGGCAGGCACAAACGCCGGCATGCTACAATCTTTTGGCTCGTCGTGCCATGGTGCTGGTCGACGCATGTCGCGCCACGCAGCAAAAAACAGTATTAACGGCAAAGTATTGCACGATGAACTTTTTGCCGCCGGCATTCACATCAAAGCCGGCTCAATCAAAGAGTTGGCTGAAGAAGCACCACAGGCCTACAAAGATATTGATGAAGTTGTGCACGTTGTTGATAAAGCAGGCATTGCGCGCAAAGTTGCGCGCCTGCGCCCCTGTGCCGTCATAAAAGGTTAA
- a CDS encoding ComEC/Rec2 family competence protein has product MLINTVNIFFRIALPSATLALAWYCLIIKPHQALRPNFLFLLLVSLISGIFLQSFFAIPLPLVGLGIITSSLIALCVQDISQLHVLMPVFCLVGACIFQHQKNHAETLLLRYGNRPLTLHGTITNKEECAGIFKEQWRLDVHQIKLNSEKIPVSFNILCYSKKITDLAPSDTVSLNNVILKTSQTPSISDKPTFFDYLIKEDALCSLFVDHQTTYTLESRPTWSLNRWLWKQKMNLYHACQQKLSYTAFTYFSLIFLGNKYFAKYDSLRALFNQWGLAHFLARSGLHIVLFIFMWTFLLNLMPLPLQCKRFILLSCCFCYCMLSWISISFIRAFLVFVLTQLGAILSRQTNFLHLLTLTCLLILLFNPIQLFFLDFQLTFGLTFTLAWLARTT; this is encoded by the coding sequence ATGCTGATAAACACTGTTAATATCTTTTTTCGCATTGCACTCCCAAGCGCAACCCTGGCTCTTGCGTGGTACTGCCTCATTATAAAACCGCACCAAGCTCTACGGCCAAATTTTTTGTTTTTATTGCTGGTAAGCCTGATAAGCGGGATTTTTTTACAATCATTTTTTGCTATCCCTTTGCCGCTGGTCGGACTCGGCATAATCACCAGCTCGCTTATTGCGCTATGCGTTCAGGATATTTCACAACTTCATGTATTAATGCCCGTCTTTTGCTTAGTGGGTGCCTGTATTTTTCAACACCAAAAAAATCATGCTGAAACATTATTGCTGCGCTACGGCAACAGACCGCTAACGCTGCACGGAACTATAACCAATAAGGAAGAGTGTGCCGGCATTTTTAAAGAACAATGGCGATTAGATGTACACCAGATCAAACTTAACAGCGAAAAAATTCCGGTTTCATTTAATATTTTGTGCTACTCAAAAAAAATTACTGACTTGGCGCCAAGTGACACCGTCTCGCTTAATAATGTTATACTCAAAACATCACAAACGCCTTCAATCAGCGACAAGCCAACGTTCTTTGATTATCTCATAAAAGAAGATGCCCTGTGCTCGCTTTTTGTTGATCATCAAACAACATACACACTAGAAAGCCGGCCAACATGGTCGCTCAACCGTTGGTTGTGGAAACAAAAAATGAATCTTTACCATGCCTGCCAACAAAAACTCTCATACACCGCTTTTACTTATTTTTCGCTGATATTTTTAGGGAATAAGTACTTTGCCAAATACGATTCACTGCGCGCCTTATTTAATCAGTGGGGTTTGGCACATTTTTTGGCACGCTCAGGCCTACACATTGTACTCTTTATTTTTATGTGGACTTTTTTGCTTAACCTCATGCCCTTGCCGCTTCAATGCAAACGGTTTATTCTTTTGTCATGCTGTTTTTGCTACTGCATGCTCAGCTGGATCAGTATTTCGTTTATTCGCGCATTTCTTGTTTTTGTCTTAACTCAGCTTGGCGCTATTTTGTCACGACAAACAAACTTTCTCCACCTGCTCACGTTGACCTGTCTACTTATTTTATTATTTAATCCAATTCAGCTTTTTTTTCTTGATTTTCAACTCACCTTTGGTCTAACATTTACTTTGGCCTGGCTTGCTCGAACAACCTAG
- a CDS encoding TIGR00730 family Rossman fold protein: protein MLRRLKYYMRFLGSLFHINIRLLWGMWKLTKLPQPTITIFGGSRIDANSIYAQKARELSKMLVEAGFSIITGGGPGIMEAANEGAIDYLRECNIKNGAHCQPIVSAGIGLVRLNKEKPNPYVQESIIMDHFFTRKWLLVRYSVGFAIFPGGFGTLDELFEIVTLMQTGYMQRAPILLVESAYWQPIIQWIEEKSLAENLIIPEDRNIIQVVDTVQTAFHIIKEHCSKMHDCNNQK, encoded by the coding sequence ATGTTGCGACGCTTAAAATATTACATGCGATTTTTAGGAAGTTTGTTTCACATTAACATTCGTCTTTTGTGGGGTATGTGGAAGCTTACCAAATTGCCGCAACCAACAATTACCATCTTTGGTGGTTCGCGCATTGATGCCAACAGTATTTATGCACAAAAAGCGCGCGAGCTTTCAAAAATGTTAGTAGAGGCGGGTTTTTCTATTATCACTGGTGGCGGGCCGGGTATTATGGAAGCAGCAAATGAAGGAGCTATTGATTACTTGCGTGAATGTAATATCAAAAATGGTGCACATTGCCAACCAATTGTTTCTGCTGGTATTGGTTTGGTTCGCTTGAACAAAGAAAAACCCAATCCCTACGTTCAAGAAAGTATTATTATGGACCATTTCTTTACACGTAAATGGTTGCTTGTGCGCTATTCTGTTGGCTTTGCAATATTTCCTGGTGGGTTTGGAACACTGGATGAATTGTTTGAAATTGTAACACTGATGCAAACAGGTTATATGCAAAGAGCGCCCATTTTACTTGTTGAAAGCGCTTATTGGCAGCCAATTATTCAGTGGATAGAAGAAAAATCTTTGGCAGAAAACTTAATAATTCCAGAAGATCGCAATATTATACAAGTGGTTGATACCGTTCAAACGGCATTTCACATTATCAAAGAACATTGCAGCAAGATGCATGACTGCAATAATCAAAAGTAA
- a CDS encoding cysteine synthase family protein, with protein MNETTKRYKSMLDMIGNTPIVKLDLGVRPTVLAKLEFLNPGGSIKDRSALFMVEEAERTGKLKPGGTIVEATSGNQGIALAMIGAVKGYRVIITVPDRTAEEKIAILRAYGAEVHVCPNADSHHDPRGYHARAEAILAQTPGAFMPNQYFNPLNRMAHYASTGPEIWQQTNGSVTHVIAGAGTTGTMCGIAQYLKEQNKNIKVVGVDAATSFYSSPNPKAYKVEGLGIDVMSDVFVESLIDTIVPITDEDAFAMTRRAAQDYGLLVGISSGAVLHVALEYAKGLDENDVVVVILADSGRSYLKKVFMAEEAKKTAFQVVGEVAHD; from the coding sequence ATGAATGAAACAACCAAAAGATATAAGAGTATGCTTGATATGATTGGCAATACGCCAATCGTTAAGCTTGATCTTGGCGTGCGCCCAACGGTTCTTGCCAAGCTGGAATTTTTAAATCCAGGCGGTAGCATTAAAGACCGTAGTGCTTTGTTTATGGTGGAAGAAGCTGAGCGCACCGGTAAGCTTAAACCGGGTGGCACTATTGTTGAAGCAACGTCGGGTAACCAAGGCATAGCACTGGCCATGATTGGCGCGGTCAAAGGCTATCGCGTTATTATTACCGTGCCAGACAGAACCGCCGAAGAAAAAATAGCAATTTTGCGTGCTTATGGTGCCGAAGTACATGTGTGCCCAAATGCTGATTCGCATCACGACCCGCGTGGGTACCATGCGCGCGCCGAAGCTATTTTGGCTCAAACGCCGGGCGCATTTATGCCCAACCAATATTTCAATCCGCTCAACCGGATGGCGCATTATGCTTCAACTGGTCCTGAAATTTGGCAGCAAACCAATGGCAGCGTAACGCATGTTATTGCTGGCGCTGGCACCACCGGTACCATGTGCGGCATTGCGCAGTACCTGAAAGAACAAAACAAAAATATTAAAGTTGTTGGCGTTGATGCGGCAACCTCGTTTTACTCCTCGCCAAATCCAAAGGCTTATAAAGTTGAGGGGTTGGGCATTGACGTGATGAGCGATGTTTTTGTTGAATCACTGATTGATACCATTGTGCCCATCACCGACGAAGATGCTTTTGCTATGACGCGCAGAGCTGCGCAAGATTACGGTTTGCTGGTTGGTATTAGCAGCGGGGCTGTGTTGCACGTTGCGCTTGAATATGCCAAAGGACTTGATGAAAATGACGTGGTTGTTGTCATATTGGCAGACTCTGGCCGTTCGTACTTGAAAAAGGTTTTTATGGCTGAAGAAGCAAAAAAAACAGCTTTTCAAGTTGTGGGAGAAGTAGCACATGATTAA